A genomic segment from Corythoichthys intestinalis isolate RoL2023-P3 chromosome 2, ASM3026506v1, whole genome shotgun sequence encodes:
- the atp11a gene encoding phospholipid-transporting ATPase IH isoform X4, giving the protein MGMDLSTLRTLISRYCVGEENWVDSRTVYIGHKEPPPGAEAFIQQRFPDNRIVSSKYTFWNFIPKNMFEQFRRIANFYFLIIFLVQLIIDTPTSPITSGLPLFFVITVTAIKQGYEDWLRHKADNAVNQCPVHVLQHGKVIRKQSRKLRVGDIVFVKEDESFPCDLILLSSSRDDGTCYVTTASLDGESSHKTYYAVQDTKAYNAEKEVDSIHATIECEQPQPDLYKFVGRINIYMNNEPVARPLGSENLLLRGATLKNTEYIYAVAIYTGMETKMALNYQTKSQKRSAVEKSMNAYLVVYLCILISKAFINTVLKYAWQSDPIRDEPWYDQRTEAERERHILIRAFTDFLAFMVLFNYIIPVSMYVTVEMQKFLGSYFIMWDDEMFDPELGERAVVNTSDLNEELGQVEYVFTDKTGTLTENNMEFIECCVDGHVYVAQAICNGQVMPGADTMDMIDTSPGPEAREHEELFFRALCLCHTVQVKEEETVDGIKQGIHHGKSTSFYISSSPDEVALVEGMKRLGFTYLRLKDSHMEILNREEEIERFELLEVLTFDSVRRRMSVIVRASTGELYLFCKGADSSIFPRVISGKVDQVRARVEHNAVEGLRTLCVAYRPLSPAQYQEVCLLLSGAKLALQDRDKRLAEAYDMIEKDLILLGATAVEDRLQEKAADTIESLHKAGMKVWVLTGDKMETAAATCYASKLFHRNTQILELTTKRTEEQSLHDVLFDLSRTVLRQHGGMSRDMSGLSSDYVDYGLIIDGATLSTVMKPSQEDSNSGNYKEIFLEICRNCSAVLCCRMAPLQKAQVVKLIKTSKEHPITLAVGDGANDVSMILEAHVGIGIMGKEGRQAVRNSDYAIPKFKHLKKILLVHGHYYYIRISELVQYFFYKNVCFIFPQFLYQFFCGFSQQPLYDTAYLTLYNISFTSLPILLYSLIEQHINMDILKKDPCLYRDIAKNSLLRWPIFIYWTVLGVYDAIVMFFGAYFLFDNTTFTSNGQLMTTNTQMMFGNWTFGTLVFTVLVFTVTFKLALDTHYWTWINHFVIWGSLIFFVVFSLLWGGIIWPFLNYQRMYYVFMQMLSSGPAWLSIVLLITASLLPDVLQKVIWRALWPTTTERIQHVTDNRVYEEAEACLSSDSLLGGLAVTQA; this is encoded by the exons TGTGTTGGTGAGGAGAATTGGGTTGACAGCAGGACAGTCTATATTGGACACAAAGAGCCTCCTCCGGGTGCTGAAGCCTTCATACAACAAAGATTCCCAGACAACCGGATAGTGTCCTCCAAG TACACATTTTGGAACTTCATCCCCAAGAACATGTTTGAGCAATTCAGAAGAATTGCCAACTTCTACTTCCTCATCATATTTCTGGTTCAG TTGATCATTGACACGCCGACCAGCCCAATCACTAGTGGACTGCCACTCTTCTTTGTCATCACAGTTACGGCAATCAAGCAG GGTTACGAGGACTGGCTGAGACACAAAGCCGACAACGCTGTAAACCAGTGTCCTGTTCACGTGCTGCAGCATGGCAAAGTGATCCGCAAGCAGAGTCGCAAGCTGAGG GTGGGAGACATAGTCTTTGTGAAGGAAGATGAATCATTCCCCTGCGATCTCATCCTGTTATCCTCTTCCCGGGATGATGGGACCTGCTATGTCACCACAGCCAGTCTGGATGGCGAGAGTAGTCACAAG ACATACTATGCAGTGCAGGACACCAAAGCGTACAATGCAGAGAAGGAGGTGGACTCAATCCACGCCACTATTGAATGTGAACAACCGCAGCCAGACCTTTACAA GTTTGTTGGTCGTATTAACATTTACATGAACAATGAGCCAGTGGCGAG GCCATTGGGTTCAGAAAATCTGCTTCTTAGAGGAGCCACACTGAAGAACACGGAGTACATTTATG CTGTCGCCATCTACACTGGGATGGAAACAAAGATGGCTCTCAACTACCAAACCAAGTCTCAGAAACGTTCTGCAGTGGAAAA GTCAATGAACGCCTATTTGGTGGTCTACCTATGCATTCTCATCAGCAAAGCCTTTATCAACACGGTGCTAAAATATGCGTGGCAGTCTGATCCTATCAGAGATGAGCCTTGGTATGATCAGAGAACTGAAGCAGAGAGGGAGAGACATATT CTGATCAGGGCTTTCACAGACTTCCTGGCCTTTATGGTTCTCTTTAACTACATTATCCCCGTTTCCATGTACGTCACTGTGGAGATGCAGAAGTTCCTGGGCTCCTATTTTATTATGTGGGATGATGAGATGTTTGACCCTGAGCTTGGTGAGAGAGCAGTGGTCAATACATCGGACCTCAATGAGGAGCTGGGACAG gTGGAATACGTGTTCACTGATAAAACAGGGACACTGACCGAAAACAACATGGAGTTCATTGAGTGCTGCGTGGATGGGCATGTTTATGTAGCCCAAGCTATCTGTAATGGACAA GTGATGCCAGGTGCAGATACTATGGACATGATAGACACATCACCAGGTCCTGAGGCCAGG GAGCATGAGGAGCTCTTTTTCCGTGCACTGTGTTTATGCCACACTGTGCAAGTAAAAGAGGAGGAGACAGTGGACGGCATTAAACAAGGCATCCATCATGGCAAGTCCACTTCCTTCTACATTTCGTCATCTCCAGATGAAGTGGCGCTAGTAGAAGGCATGAAGAG GCTTGGCTTCACGTATCTGAGACTCAAGGACAGTCACATGGAGATCCTGAACAGAGAGGAGGAGATTGAGAG GTTTGAACTTTTGGAAGTTCTGACTTTTGACTCCGTCAGAAGAAGGATGAGCGTCATTGTCAGGGCGAGCACTG GTGAGCTGTACCTTTTCTGCAAAGGAGCAGACTCATCCATCTTTCCAAGGGTTATATCAGGCAAGGTGGATCAAGTCAGAGCTCGGGTGGAGCACAACGCAGTA GAGGGTCTTAGGACACTCTGTGTGGCATATCGACCTCTCAGTCCAGCGCAGTACCAGGAAGTTTGCCTGCTCCTAAGTGGagccaagttggcattgcaggaCAGGGATAAGCGGCTAGCAGAGGCTTACGACATGATTGAGAAAGATCTCATCCTGCTCGGAGCCACTGCTGTGGAAGACAG ACTACAAGAAAAAGCGGCAGACACCATTGAGTCTCTGCACAAGGCTGGTATGAAGGTGTGGGTGCTGACTGGTGACAAGATGGAGACAGCAGCTGCCACATGCTACGCCAGCAAACTTTTCCACCGCAACACCCAGATCCTTGAGCTTACCACCAAGCGGACGGAGGAGCAGAGCCTTCACGATGTCCTGTTCGATCTTAGCAGAACCGTCCTCAGACAGCACGGGGGCATGAGTAGAGACATGTCTGG TTTATCAAGTGACTATGTAGACTACGGCCTGATCATCGACGGAGCCACACTCTCAACAGTGATGAAACCAAGTCAGGAGGATTCCAATTCGGGGAACTACAAAGAGATTTTCTTAGAAATCTGCCGCAACTGCAGTGCTGTACTCTGCTGTCGGATGGCACCTCTTCAGAAAGCACAG GTtgtgaagctcatcaagacttccAAGGAGCATCCAATCACACTTGCTGTTGGAGATGGTGCCAATGATGTCAGCATGATCCTTGAAGCCCATGTTGGCATAG GTATCATGGGTAAAGAGGGACGTCAGGCAGTAAGGAACAGTGACTATGCCATCCCAAAATTCAAACACCTCAAGAAGATCCTGCTTGTCCATGGACACTATTACTACATACGCATCTCGGAACTTGTACAGTACTTCTTTTACAAG AATGTTTGTTTCATCTTTCCGCAATTCTTATACCAGTTCTTCTGTGGTTTCTCGCAACAG CCACTGTACGATACGGCCTACTTGACGCTATACAACATCAGCTTCACTTCGCTGCCCATTCTGCTCTACAGTCTCATCGAGCAGCACATCAACATGGACATTCTGAAGAAGGACCCATGTCTTTACAG AGACATTGCCAAGAACTCATTATTGCGGTGGCCCATctttatatactggactgtcttagGTGTATATGATGCCATTGTGATGTTCTTTGGTGCATACTTCCTGTTTGACAACACCACGTTCACCAGCAACGGACAG CTAATGACAACCAACACACAGATG atgttTGGAAACTGGACCTTTGGTACGCTGGTCTTTACAGTGCTGGTCTTCACAGTTACATTCAAG TTGGCCCTCGATACACACTACTGGACATGGATCAACCACTTTGTCATATGGGGCTCGCTGATCTTCTTTGTGGTTTTCTCTTTGCTATGGGGAGGAATCATCTG GCCATTTCTCAACTATCAGAGGATGTACTATGTATTCATGCAGATGTTGTCCAGTGGTCCCGCTTGGCTCAGCATAGTCTTGTTGATTACTGCCAGTCTGCTACCAGATGTACTGCAGAAAGTCATTTGGAGGGCGCTGTGGCCCACTACAACTGAACGAATACAG CATGTGACGGATAATAGAGTTTATGAGGAGGCCGAAGCCTGCCTGAGTTCTGACTCCTTGCTAGgtgggctagctgtcacacaaGCCTAG